A single Euwallacea similis isolate ESF13 chromosome 1, ESF131.1, whole genome shotgun sequence DNA region contains:
- the dx gene encoding protein deltex — MSGHAVVVWEFEIRSGYWKPYSPEVSQHLERANAKQLTRALLSDADPALQNYYVNLRTLTQELEYSDVVVPVRRKCYPPSSPAGKGAKWECVGSDHDWHAFDMDIQCLIEEAWAQGDQTIDMSKTHLGFPYVINFSNLTQMWLANGYVRSVRRMKQAPYPLVKVRLEELAPVTGRRNADIRKSCSHGPQQNQSAKVIGTSAALNSSTEPTTKKLVSKKKSKNNGKNGNDTPTNLAKVILSNLNIFGHKSANVSPTGSTQRIDNSILLDADSSSTKSGRRPSLDTVSTYLSQESRESQATASTADLINCSGSDDGLVDGLDNVSSIVGLDPASATISRFVRVSKPSEWAPRQPCPLCRQTLKPSLVVIALPCNHVLHLDCLNYSLTELQEAGDELHIQCSVCGCVYGEKHGNQPPGTMEWGVVERSLPGYQNFRTIQIVYNIQSGIQGPDHPNPGREFYAVGFPRVAYLPDNPKGRKVLRLLDEAWHRRLIFTITRSNTTGCEDVVSWNIPHKTEMGPSNNPHSYPDSGYLTRILRELEALGVVEERRSREKS, encoded by the exons ATGTCTGGTCACGCAGTGGTTGTGTGGGAATTTGAGATTAGATCTGGGTATTGGAAGCCTTACAGTCCTGAAGTTAGCCAGCACCTTGAGAGAGCTAATGCTAAGCAACTCACCAGAGCCTTACTTTCGGATGCTGACCCAGCACTTCAGAACTACTATGTGAATTTAAGAACCCTTACTCAAGAACTAGAATACTCAG ATGTAGTTGTACCTGTCCGTCGCAAATGCTATCCACCTTCAAGTCCAGCAGGCAAGGGTGCAAAATGGGAATGCGTAGGCTCAGACCATGATTGGCATGCTTTTGATATGGACATTCAATGTCTCATTGAAGAGGCTTGGGCTCAAGGGGATCAGACTATAGACATGAGTAAAACCCATCTTGGGTTTCCTTATGTTATcaatttcagtaatttaaCTCAAATGTGGTTGGCTAATGGATATGTGAGAAGTGTGAGGCGTATGAAGCAAGCCCCTTATCCATTAGTTAAAGTTAGATTGGAAGAGTTGGCTCCTGTTACTG GTCGCAGAAATGCAGATATTAGAAAGTCCTGTTCTCATGGCCCTCAACAAAATCAATCAGCTAAAGTAATTGGTACAAGTGCAGCTTTAAATTCATCTACTGAACCTACCACCAAAAAACttgtttcaaagaaaaaatcaaaaaataatggcaaaaacGGAAACGACACCCCAACAAACTTAGCCAAAGTTATACTGagcaatttaaacatttttg GACACAAATCAGCAAATGTTAGCCCTACAGGTTCCACTCAAAGAATTGATAATAGCATATTGTTAGATGCAGACAGTAGTAGTACAAAATCAGGCAGACGTCCTAGTTTAGATACAGTGTCAACTTATTTAAGTCAGGAAAGCCGTGAAAGCCAGGCCACAGCTTCCACTGCTGATTTAATTAACTGCAGTGGAAGTGATGATGGTCTTGTTGATGGCCTTGATAATGTTTCATCAATTGTTG GTTTGGATCCTGCAAGCGCTACAATATCTCGGTTTGTGCGCGTTTCAAAACCAAGTGAATGGGCCCCAAGACAACCTTGTCCCCTATGCAGGCAGACCTTAAAACCATCCCTGGTGGTCATAGCATTACCTTGTAATCACGTTCTTCATTTAGATTGTCTGAATTATTCTTTAACAGAACTACAGGAAGCGGGAGATGAGTTGCACATTCAATGTTCAGTTTGTGGATGTGTTTATGGAGAGAAACATGGGAATCAGCCTCCTGGGACTATGGAATGGGGCGTAGTTGAACGCAGTTTGCCTGGTTATCAGAACTTCAGGACTATTCAGATTGTGTACAA CATTCAATCTGGTATCCAAGGACCGGATCACCCAAATCCGGGTCGTGAATTTTATGCAGTCGGTTTTCCCAGAGTTGCATACCTTCCAGACAATCCCAAAGGGCGGAAAGTCCTGCGGCTGCTCGATGAGGCGTGGCACAGGAGGCTGATATTCACg ATAACCAGATCCAACACTACTGGGTGCGAAGACGTAGTGTCCTGGAATATTCCTCACAAGACTGAAATGGGGCCAAGTAACAATCCACACAGCTATCCAGATTCCGGATATTTAACTAGGATTTTAAGGGAATTGGAGGCTTTGGGTGTGGTTGAGGAGCGTAGGAGTAGAGAGAAAAGCTAA
- the St4 gene encoding sulfotransferase 1C4 isoform X2: MPLCTNDEWINENMEISVKKTTCDDHRLPFPYEIKNVDSQLNSQLLRDFSGERTGFVQVGSKKWFFPSGFAKEAENYYNFELRNDDVIVITFPRSGTTWTQEMIWLLCNNLDYNRAAELPLTARFPFLEFSSFVHKDVKAEFLEENRTDVENYKSVQQIDYPAWKTFSHSQERRFIKTHLPFSLLPPNLTKTGCKVVYVARNPKDVAVSFYHLNRSIRTQGYKGDFKNYWFYFKNNLQPWTPYWEHLKEAWKMRHEENVMFIFYENMNKNFRQQMEKICAFLGKSYSCEELDTLEDYLNIENFKKNKSVNYDLMEKLGIVLKNEEGFVRKGKTGGWQLYFDQEMEKEANQWIEENLKDTDLRFPV, translated from the exons ATGCCTCTTTGTACCAACGACGAGTGGATCaacgaaaatatggaaatcaGCGTAAAGAAGACCACATGTGATGACCATAGACTACCCTTTccttatgaaataaaaaatgtggattCTCAACTAAATTCGCAGCTTTTACGAGATTTTTCAG GGGAAAGAACCGGGTTTGTTCAAGTGGGTTCTAAAAAGTGGTTTTTCCCAAGCGGATTTGCAAAGGAAGCTGAGAATTATTACAACTTTGAACTGAGAAATGACGATGTTATCGTGATAACTTTTCCAAGATCGGGTACTACATGGACCCAGGAGATGATCTGGCTATTGTGCAACAACTTGGATTACAACAGAGCGGCCGAATTGCCTTTAACTGCAAGATTTCCCTTTTTAGA ATTCAGTAGTTTTGTGCATAAAGATGTCAAGGCAGAGTTTTTGGAAGAGAATAGGACTGATGTTGAAAACTATAAGTCAGTGCAGCAAATCGATTATCCAGCGTGGAAAACCTTCTCACATAGTCAAGAAAGGAGGTTTATCAAAACACATTTGCCTTTCAGTTTGCTGCCACCAAATTTAACCAAAACTGGATGCAAG GTAGTATATGTAGCTAGAAACCCTAAAGACGTAGCAGTGTCCTTCTACCACCTAAACAGATCAATAAGGACCCAAGGATATAAAGGggatttcaaaaactattggttctattttaaaaataatttgc aacCTTGGACACCCTATTGGGAACACCTAAAAGAAGCCTGGAAAATGCGTCATGAGGAAAATGTGATGTTTATCTTTTACGAGAATATGAACAAG AACTTTAGGCAACAGATGGAGAAAATATGCGCCTTTTTAGGGAAATCCTATTCCTGCGAAGAACTTGATACTCTGGAGGATTATTTGAATATAgagaattttaagaaaaacaaatcagTTAATTATGATTTAATGGAGAAGCTAGGAATTGTGCTAAAGAACGAGGAAGGTTTCGTAAGGAAAGGGAAAACCGGCGGTTGGCAATTGTATTTTGATcaagaaatggaaaaagaGGCAAATCAGTGGATAGAAGAAAACTTGAAAGATACAGATTTAAGATTTCCAGTATAA
- the St4 gene encoding sulfotransferase 1C4 isoform X1, translated as MPLCTNDEWINENMEISVKKTTCDDHRLPFPYEIKNVDSQLNSQLLRDFSGERTGFVQVGSKKWFFPSGFAKEAENYYNFELRNDDVIVITFPRSGTTWTQEMIWLLCNNLDYNRAAELPLTARFPFLEFSSFVHKDVKAEFLEENRTDVENYKSVQQIDYPAWKTFSHSQERRFIKTHLPFSLLPPNLTKTGCKVVYVARNPKDVAVSFYHLNRSIRTQGYKGDFKNYWFYFKNNLQPWTPYWEHLKEAWKMRHEENVMFIFYENMNKVNFRQQMEKICAFLGKSYSCEELDTLEDYLNIENFKKNKSVNYDLMEKLGIVLKNEEGFVRKGKTGGWQLYFDQEMEKEANQWIEENLKDTDLRFPV; from the exons ATGCCTCTTTGTACCAACGACGAGTGGATCaacgaaaatatggaaatcaGCGTAAAGAAGACCACATGTGATGACCATAGACTACCCTTTccttatgaaataaaaaatgtggattCTCAACTAAATTCGCAGCTTTTACGAGATTTTTCAG GGGAAAGAACCGGGTTTGTTCAAGTGGGTTCTAAAAAGTGGTTTTTCCCAAGCGGATTTGCAAAGGAAGCTGAGAATTATTACAACTTTGAACTGAGAAATGACGATGTTATCGTGATAACTTTTCCAAGATCGGGTACTACATGGACCCAGGAGATGATCTGGCTATTGTGCAACAACTTGGATTACAACAGAGCGGCCGAATTGCCTTTAACTGCAAGATTTCCCTTTTTAGA ATTCAGTAGTTTTGTGCATAAAGATGTCAAGGCAGAGTTTTTGGAAGAGAATAGGACTGATGTTGAAAACTATAAGTCAGTGCAGCAAATCGATTATCCAGCGTGGAAAACCTTCTCACATAGTCAAGAAAGGAGGTTTATCAAAACACATTTGCCTTTCAGTTTGCTGCCACCAAATTTAACCAAAACTGGATGCAAG GTAGTATATGTAGCTAGAAACCCTAAAGACGTAGCAGTGTCCTTCTACCACCTAAACAGATCAATAAGGACCCAAGGATATAAAGGggatttcaaaaactattggttctattttaaaaataatttgc aacCTTGGACACCCTATTGGGAACACCTAAAAGAAGCCTGGAAAATGCGTCATGAGGAAAATGTGATGTTTATCTTTTACGAGAATATGAACAAGGTA AACTTTAGGCAACAGATGGAGAAAATATGCGCCTTTTTAGGGAAATCCTATTCCTGCGAAGAACTTGATACTCTGGAGGATTATTTGAATATAgagaattttaagaaaaacaaatcagTTAATTATGATTTAATGGAGAAGCTAGGAATTGTGCTAAAGAACGAGGAAGGTTTCGTAAGGAAAGGGAAAACCGGCGGTTGGCAATTGTATTTTGATcaagaaatggaaaaagaGGCAAATCAGTGGATAGAAGAAAACTTGAAAGATACAGATTTAAGATTTCCAGTATAA
- the PolD2 gene encoding DNA polymerase delta subunit 2, whose translation MTSQIQRSFLDYKNCSRKFTQKETDYTKQYCSIYLARLQEMEALLVQRVQQKWGDKYPICKLHKLTEEGGNKCVVIGTLFKDQKLKPSVLKQLAESNQLVPQPVLMHFTDDSDVLFMEDEVQRYQILGNIDATKLVTGITCALLGTDIGKGKFQVDEYVFAGYREQVERPVFDLALYVLLLSGLNFVDHAKHGVNLQLLSYWLSGLFGNVDRVSKICRVIIAGNSIRTEPPKATTTISMVSRISESADSIEAVKAFDRFLLNLCQIVDVDIMPGEHDPSNHILPQKPMHFCMFPQSSQYKSFNQVSNPYYCDLGKLKIVGTSGQPIRDMMRYSEISNNLEAMENCLIWNHLAPTAPDTLGCFPYYSIDPFIISECPHVVFAGNQTEFASKMVTGESGQKVCLISIPEFSKTFEGVLLNLQTLESQVVSFETR comes from the exons ATGACTTCTCAAATACAACGCTCGTTTCTCGACTACAAAAACTGCTCCCgtaaatttactcaaaaagaaACAGACTACACAAAACAATACTGTAGTATTTACTTGGCCAGGCTGCAAGAAATGGAGGCTCTTCTAGTTCAACGAGTACAGCAAAAATGGGGTGACAAATACCCTATTTGCAAGCTTCATAAACTCACAGAAGAAGGTGGCAATAAATGTGTAGTAATAGGAACTTTGTTCAAGGATCAGAAGCTGAAACCTTCTGTTTTGAAACAGCTTGCCGAGAGTAATCAGTTAGTGCCCCAACCTGTGCTAATGCATTTTACTGATGATTCCGATGTCCTCTTTATGGAGGATGAAGTTCAAAGATACCAAATATTAG GCAATATTGATGCCACTAAATTAGTAACTGGAATAACATGTGCACTACTAGGTACTGACATAGGAAAAGGCAAATTTCAAGTAGATGAATATGTTTTTGCTGGTTATAGAGAGCAAGTAGAACGACCAGTTTTTGATTTAGCTTTATATGTACTTTTGCTCAGTGGACTTAACTTTGTTGACCATGCGAAACATGGCGTCAATTTGCAGTTACTTTCTTATTGGTTGAGCGGACTATTTGGGAATGTAGACCGAGTTTCCAAGATTTGTCGAGTCATAATTGCAGGAAATAGTATCAGAACTGAACCCCCTAAAGCCACAACAACAATTTCTATGGTTTCTCGTATTAGTGAATCTGCAGACTCAATTGAAGCTGTAAAGGCATTTGACAGATTTCTTCTGAATCTTTGCCAAATTGTTGATGTTGATATTATGCCAGGAGAGCATGACCCATCCAATCATATCTTGCCACAAAAACCCATGCATTTTTGCATGTTTCCACAGTCATCTCAGTATAAGTCATTCAATCAAGTTTCAAATCCTTACTATTGTGACTTGGGGAAATTGAAGATAGTAGGAACGTCGGGGCAGCCAATAAGAGATATGATGAGATATTCTGAAATCAGTAATAACTTGGAAGCAATGGAGAACTGCTTGATTTGGAATCATTTAGCTCCCACAGCTCCAGATACATTGGGATGTTTTCCTTATTATTCCATTGATCCTTTTATTATCAGTGAATGTCCTCATGTGGTTTTTGCAGGGAATCAAACTgaatttgcaagcaaaatGGTTACAG gtgagAGTGGTCAAAAGGTATGCTTAATTAGTATTCCAGAGTTCTCAAAAACATTTGAAGGTGTATTGTTGAATTTACAAACGTTAGAATCCCAGGTTGTGTCATTTGAAACcagataa